From Algoriphagus sp. NG3, the proteins below share one genomic window:
- the pelA gene encoding pectate lyase, whose translation MKPTLFIPLFLLLTLSTALAQETGYLSMSWKDVSTKMPENWYGSGEAKAVAENVLLAQRDIGGWEKNKPYHQPYSEVEKAKIIAAKSEYGATFDNDATITELRFLAKVYEQIPDIRYKRAFEKGLDYIFISQYENGGWPQFYPPRTGSVSYSAHITYNDNAMVNTMKFLREIFSEDKAFSALNLSTELKTKAKQSFDDGIACILKTQIIVDGSPTVWCAQHDEKTLAPAKARSYELASFSGAESVNIVQLLMELEDPSEEVIASVDGAVHWFETHKIEGIKLETEIDEDGNKNRVVVSDPPASPLWARFYDLETEKPIFSDRDGIKKNSLAEIGHERRNGYSWYTNAPSKVLKKYPEWRKQTSE comes from the coding sequence ATGAAACCAACCCTTTTTATTCCACTATTTTTATTACTCACCCTCTCAACCGCTCTAGCCCAAGAAACCGGGTACCTCAGCATGAGTTGGAAGGATGTATCGACCAAAATGCCCGAAAACTGGTACGGCTCAGGAGAAGCAAAGGCAGTGGCTGAGAATGTCTTGCTAGCTCAAAGGGATATTGGAGGATGGGAGAAAAACAAGCCTTACCATCAGCCTTATTCCGAAGTAGAAAAAGCAAAAATCATAGCCGCAAAATCAGAATATGGGGCAACTTTTGACAATGATGCCACTATCACTGAATTGAGATTTTTGGCCAAAGTATATGAACAGATCCCGGATATCCGCTACAAAAGGGCTTTTGAGAAAGGCTTGGATTACATTTTCATCTCCCAGTACGAGAATGGCGGATGGCCCCAATTCTATCCCCCACGCACAGGATCTGTATCCTACTCTGCCCACATCACCTACAATGATAACGCTATGGTGAACACCATGAAGTTTCTGAGAGAGATTTTTTCAGAAGACAAAGCTTTTTCAGCTTTGAATCTGTCTACGGAACTTAAAACAAAAGCCAAACAATCATTTGATGACGGGATAGCCTGTATCCTCAAAACGCAAATCATCGTGGATGGCTCCCCCACTGTCTGGTGTGCCCAACATGATGAGAAGACACTTGCTCCTGCCAAAGCCCGCTCTTATGAACTTGCATCTTTTAGTGGAGCGGAGTCTGTGAATATAGTCCAGTTGCTGATGGAGCTGGAAGATCCTTCGGAGGAAGTCATAGCCTCCGTAGATGGTGCTGTCCACTGGTTTGAAACCCACAAAATCGAGGGGATCAAACTAGAAACAGAAATCGACGAAGATGGAAACAAGAACAGAGTGGTAGTTTCTGATCCCCCTGCCTCTCCTCTCTGGGCACGCTTTTATGATCTGGAAACCGAAAAACCAATCTTCTCTGACCGGGACGGGATCAAAAAGAATTCACTGGCAGAAATAGGCCATGAACGTAGAAACGGCTATAGCTGGTACACCAACGCACCTTCAAAAGTGCTGAAAAAATATCCGGAGTGGAGGAAGCAGACATCCGAATGA
- a CDS encoding BamA/TamA family outer membrane protein, with amino-acid sequence MEGINNYQTSIRFTTAWATLSAYMSVKSKFLFKHRRSRTLLPRHTLFACFLSFFKAFHPLVAQETGLPCDWINPVGHEINSDGHLLLKDNTTQTIYELTPDSSDQKAVVSIDQKTVVLFGPSSETQLYNLDKNSCTLIASIPVKTEYATFSQSGDQLFLLHSKTWRDISLTSYETQTGLPVSSRKVSSRANALTLNSNDSLVGISSGSLIKLMDATNLKTAKVFWEEKKQMHVVFSPVKPMQVASATPDGTIQIRDLQQDALLAEIKAHGEAINTLQFDPTGEFIFIQDEKYNLSVWDISNEKEALYRKNVEGNLVFDGSESIHWREGTELVTQGLSELTNSVQLDSGNSSLFPLENELPGFVFFPQPLVDWRPETGIQFGLSTSFSFFPKSLRKYPPALLPSSIVPKITYGPDGKQIFTSIESEVYSANGWNFNNKLKYNIRARNFYFGIGNLARRDDRVRYSNTVFSLKGDVIKHLNRALKVGLGYTIRHDSPLEFEENEAISEPGKAGGWLVGGGPVVQIDFRDDFVFPTKGSFLDTRLYFYNKSLGSNFQYKEALLDYRKYVPIRVGKIPKVLAFQAYSHLTFGRDVPFYQLPHITSDRLLRGMWRNLYIDRQSAYVQTEYRSYFSPSDTRFGYVLFLGAGDVADSFLKDWQPDIKLVYGAGYRQQLVPKLRLDFRIDFAISNEGDFGVFGGVGVAF; translated from the coding sequence ATGGAGGGAATTAACAACTACCAGACTAGCATTAGGTTCACTACTGCATGGGCAACCTTGTCTGCATATATGTCAGTAAAATCCAAGTTTTTATTTAAGCATCGGAGAAGTAGAACACTATTACCTAGGCATACCCTCTTTGCATGTTTCCTCTCTTTCTTCAAAGCTTTTCATCCTCTTGTCGCTCAGGAGACTGGATTACCCTGCGATTGGATCAACCCGGTTGGACACGAAATAAATTCAGATGGACATCTTTTATTAAAGGATAACACTACGCAAACAATCTATGAACTTACTCCAGATAGTTCAGATCAGAAGGCAGTAGTGAGTATAGATCAGAAAACCGTTGTGCTTTTCGGCCCCAGTTCGGAAACACAGCTGTACAATTTGGATAAAAATTCATGTACTCTTATTGCCTCCATTCCTGTCAAAACTGAATATGCAACCTTCAGCCAATCTGGAGATCAGCTGTTTTTATTGCATTCCAAAACCTGGCGGGACATATCCCTTACTTCTTACGAAACCCAAACAGGGCTTCCTGTTTCATCCAGAAAAGTTTCTTCACGAGCAAATGCTCTTACCCTGAATAGTAATGATTCACTGGTAGGTATTTCGTCAGGATCATTGATTAAGCTAATGGATGCAACAAATCTTAAGACAGCAAAAGTGTTTTGGGAAGAAAAGAAACAAATGCATGTGGTGTTTAGTCCGGTAAAACCCATGCAAGTAGCCAGTGCCACACCTGATGGAACTATCCAAATTAGAGACTTGCAACAAGATGCCTTGTTGGCTGAAATAAAAGCTCATGGCGAGGCTATCAACACGCTTCAGTTTGATCCAACGGGGGAATTCATTTTCATCCAAGATGAGAAATACAACTTATCTGTTTGGGATATTTCAAATGAAAAAGAAGCCTTATATAGAAAAAACGTGGAAGGAAATCTTGTATTTGATGGATCCGAATCAATTCACTGGCGGGAAGGAACTGAACTTGTCACACAGGGTCTATCAGAGTTAACAAACAGTGTTCAATTGGACAGCGGCAATTCTTCCCTCTTTCCTTTGGAAAATGAGCTACCGGGATTTGTTTTTTTTCCACAACCGCTTGTAGACTGGAGGCCAGAAACAGGAATCCAATTTGGTTTAAGCACTTCTTTTTCCTTTTTCCCCAAGTCATTAAGGAAATACCCTCCAGCGCTATTGCCATCTTCGATCGTGCCGAAAATCACCTATGGACCAGATGGAAAGCAGATTTTCACTTCTATAGAATCTGAGGTTTATTCTGCTAATGGTTGGAATTTCAACAATAAGTTGAAGTATAATATCAGGGCAAGAAACTTCTATTTTGGAATCGGAAACCTTGCTAGAAGAGATGACAGAGTACGCTATTCCAATACGGTCTTTTCACTTAAAGGTGATGTCATCAAACATCTGAACAGGGCATTGAAAGTGGGGCTGGGCTACACTATCCGGCATGACAGTCCATTAGAATTCGAAGAAAATGAAGCAATTTCAGAGCCAGGCAAAGCAGGCGGCTGGTTGGTAGGCGGGGGGCCAGTGGTACAGATTGATTTTAGGGATGATTTCGTCTTCCCTACTAAGGGAAGCTTCTTGGACACCCGGTTATATTTCTACAATAAATCTTTGGGCAGTAATTTTCAATACAAGGAAGCATTGCTTGATTATAGAAAATATGTGCCAATTCGAGTGGGTAAGATCCCCAAGGTTTTGGCTTTCCAGGCTTATAGCCATCTTACATTTGGGCGGGACGTGCCGTTCTATCAACTTCCCCACATAACATCTGACAGACTGCTTCGTGGGATGTGGCGAAACCTGTATATCGATAGACAATCGGCTTATGTTCAAACAGAATACAGGTCTTATTTCTCTCCTAGTGATACTCGATTTGGGTATGTGCTCTTTTTAGGGGCGGGAGATGTTGCTGATAGTTTTCTGAAAGACTGGCAACCTGATATTAAGCTCGTGTATGGGGCAGGTTACCGTCAGCAATTAGTACCCAAACTACGCCTGGACTTTCGGATAGATTTTGCCATCAGCAATGAGGGTGACTTTGGGGTATTCGGAGGAGTAGGTGTGGCGTTTTGA
- the map gene encoding type I methionyl aminopeptidase translates to MSITKESELIGMKRISEVVGTTLKLMREFAQVGMSTKELDEYGAGILKSYGAKSAPYETYGFPGYSCISVNEVAAHGIPSEKVILKEGDLVNIDVSAELNGFWSDNGGSFVLGRDIHNHQPLVDASKNILYKAINAIKGGVKIADIGHLIETEARKSGYRVIKNLAGHGVGRSLHEEPSDILNYRVKSNRERFKKNTTVAIETFISTHSTIAVERNDGWTLVGNKGGYVTQHEHTILITDDAPVILTERNGI, encoded by the coding sequence ATGTCCATCACCAAAGAATCAGAACTTATCGGAATGAAGCGCATCAGTGAAGTGGTAGGAACCACCCTGAAACTGATGAGAGAATTTGCCCAAGTGGGGATGTCCACCAAGGAGCTGGATGAATACGGAGCTGGTATTTTAAAGAGTTATGGAGCTAAGTCCGCACCATATGAAACCTATGGCTTTCCAGGCTATTCCTGCATCAGTGTGAACGAGGTGGCCGCACACGGGATCCCTTCAGAAAAGGTGATTTTGAAAGAAGGAGATTTAGTCAACATCGACGTATCGGCAGAACTCAATGGGTTTTGGTCGGACAATGGAGGATCTTTTGTCTTGGGAAGAGATATACACAACCATCAACCGCTGGTTGATGCTTCCAAAAACATCCTTTATAAAGCGATCAATGCGATTAAAGGGGGAGTGAAAATCGCTGACATCGGTCATCTGATAGAAACTGAAGCCAGAAAATCAGGCTATAGAGTAATTAAAAACCTGGCAGGTCATGGCGTAGGCAGAAGCTTGCACGAGGAGCCATCAGATATTCTGAATTATAGAGTGAAATCCAACCGGGAACGGTTTAAGAAAAATACCACAGTCGCTATAGAAACTTTTATCTCCACCCATTCTACCATAGCAGTTGAGCGGAATGATGGATGGACACTGGTAGGAAATAAAGGAGGATATGTCACCCAGCATGAGCATACAATTTTGATTACAGATGATGCTCCGGTTATTTTGACGGAAAGAAATGGGATTTAG
- a CDS encoding sensor histidine kinase, with the protein MGLIKTMKDSGKDKWGDYMLKPTMLLTATRTWLQKDGKKVVLIMMIYTPIYLLLMLLTYRQGYENLVSIYGTPDLWLILGIHSIFEVTLIYYLVIFHFALPLLKSKNFKRFVFQTCIFFTLLFAYEYLLNFHVGSPAVKYGMTFEDFLVWHVLVNIAILFIGFSVAIIIEWNAKGKKEKELEKQKNEAELSAIKHQINPHFLFNSLSFIYSKAISNNDEVAPAVLLLSDIMRYALNRNEDKYGKVDVMQEIIHTKNVIKINQMRFNNQLNIRYLEKINNPNARIPPLVLITLVENGFKHGELDDPNHPLTIQIEIDSIKLHWYMCNKKKRGSKEISNGIGLDNVRKRLELVYGIRHQFQIKEDENFYITDLTIDL; encoded by the coding sequence ATGGGATTGATAAAGACAATGAAGGATTCCGGGAAGGATAAATGGGGTGATTATATGCTAAAGCCAACAATGCTTTTGACAGCCACGCGAACATGGCTGCAAAAAGATGGTAAAAAAGTCGTACTGATCATGATGATCTATACACCCATCTATCTTTTGCTAATGCTCCTGACTTACAGGCAGGGATACGAAAATTTGGTAAGTATCTATGGAACACCTGACCTTTGGTTGATATTGGGAATCCACAGCATCTTTGAAGTAACCTTGATATACTATCTTGTGATTTTTCATTTTGCCCTACCCCTACTTAAATCCAAAAACTTCAAGAGGTTTGTATTTCAAACCTGCATTTTTTTCACCTTGCTATTTGCCTACGAATATCTTCTGAATTTCCATGTGGGTTCACCAGCAGTAAAATACGGGATGACATTTGAAGATTTTCTAGTTTGGCATGTATTGGTCAATATTGCGATCCTATTTATTGGGTTTTCCGTAGCGATTATCATAGAATGGAACGCCAAGGGCAAAAAGGAAAAAGAACTCGAAAAGCAGAAAAACGAGGCGGAGTTATCAGCAATAAAGCATCAGATTAACCCCCACTTTTTGTTCAACTCCCTGAGTTTTATTTATAGTAAAGCGATTTCGAACAACGATGAGGTAGCACCAGCGGTTCTATTGTTATCGGATATTATGAGGTATGCTTTGAATCGGAATGAGGATAAATATGGGAAGGTAGATGTGATGCAGGAAATAATCCATACTAAAAATGTAATCAAAATAAACCAGATGCGGTTTAACAACCAACTCAACATCCGATACCTTGAAAAAATAAATAATCCGAATGCCCGTATTCCACCATTGGTACTGATCACACTTGTTGAAAATGGATTTAAACATGGAGAATTGGATGATCCAAACCATCCGTTAACGATCCAAATAGAAATAGATTCAATAAAATTGCATTGGTACATGTGCAATAAAAAGAAAAGAGGCTCAAAAGAAATATCAAATGGAATAGGGCTTGATAATGTCCGTAAGCGACTGGAATTGGTTTATGGCATTAGACATCAGTTTCAAATCAAAGAAGATGAAAACTTTTATATTACTGATCTAACGAT